A genomic window from Silene latifolia isolate original U9 population chromosome Y, ASM4854445v1, whole genome shotgun sequence includes:
- the LOC141629980 gene encoding uncharacterized protein LOC141629980, which yields MGFKCMTEDQRTEIAIYLLEKSQNGKLSRGTIRSLVVKQVIQEFFDLNNVPLTEILFTEISNTIHMDEKWFFVTDDNEKVYVVEGEELPYRSCQSKRYITKVMFMCAVSRPIYSADGECLFDGKIGMFPFTNQVPAARASRNRPRGTLETKPIESITKVVVKECLIQQVIPAIKRVWPEGLSKHIYIQQDNARPHIKNDDPEFMAAANSDGFHIDLVFQPPNSPDLNCNDLGYFRALQSLQKKHAAKTVDDLVNEVMQAFVDYSPSKLNNIFLSLQAVMVEIMKCKGHNNFSLPHMGKGHLVAIGMLPRNIL from the exons ATGGGCTTCAAATGCATGACAGAAGATCAGCGGACAGAAATCGCCATTTACTTGCTCGAAAAGTCGCAAAATGGTAAGCTTTCTCGTGGCACCATCAG GTCATTAGTTGTCAAGCAAGTAATTCAGGAATTCTTTGATCTCAATAATGTGCCACTAACTGAAATCTTATTTACTGAAATAAGCAACACAATACATATGGATGAGAAGTGGTTCTTCGTCACAGATGACAACGAAAAAGTATATGTTGTGGAGGGGGAGGAGCTGCCATATAGAAGCTGCCAATCAAAGAGGTACATCACAAAAGTGATGTTCATGTGTGCAGTCAGCAGGCCAATATATTCAGCTGATGGGGAATGTCTATTTGATGGTAAAATAGGCATGTTTCCATTCACAAACCAAGTACCAGCAGCTAGGGCAAGCAGAAATAGGCCTAGGGGTACTTTAGAGACTAAGCCAATTGAGTCTATCACAAAAGTGGTCGTTAAAGAATGCTTAATACAACAAGTCATTCCAGCAATTAAGAGGGTTTGGCCAGAAGGTTTAAGCAAACACATATACATACAGCAAGACAATGCAAGGCCTCATATCAAGAATGATGATCCTGAGTTTATGGCAGCTGCAAACTCAGATGGATTTCATATTGATTTGGTTTTTCAACCACCTAACTCCCCAGACCTCAACTGTAATGACTTAGGTTATTTCAGAGCTTTACAGTCATTACAAAAAAAACATGCAGCAAAGACAGTGGATGATTTAGTTAATGAGGTAATGCAAGCATTTGTTGATTATAGTCCAAGTAAACTGAATAATATATTCCTATCATTACAAGCAGTAATGGTTGAGATTATGAAATGCAAGGGTCATAACAATTTCTCTCTTCCACATATGGGGAAGGGGCATCTGGTTGCCATTGGTATGTTACCAAGGAATATCTTATGA
- the LOC141627144 gene encoding protein ENHANCED DISEASE RESISTANCE 2-like: MCTPMPSKTPATTIADDATASNTGDWREETINGGSLRQVELNGSNGWASPPGDRFTLRSKHYMNKKTKCPAGDYLLKPTAVDWLRSPTKLEHVLSRPDNRVMHVLKGYHARGQFLKSFVFAINLQVPGREYHSAVFYFSTDEPIQPGSLLDRFINGDDAFRNSRLKMVNLIVKGPWLVKKAVGNYSACLLGKALTCRYHRGPNYLEIDVDLSSSKIAGAMVHLALGYVTSVSIDMGFLVEAQSEEELPEKLIGTVRICQMEMNSAAFVDSTSTASSNLVGVNVGKSGLAKVNHVDGESETSENNHVS, from the exons atgtgcACGCCCATGCCCAGTAAAACCCCCGCCACCACAATCGCCGACGATGCGACGGCTTCAAACACAGGAGACTGGAGAGAAGAGACTATCAACGGCGGATCACTACGCCAGGTGGAACTTAACGGATCCAACGGTTGGGCGTCGCCACCGGGTGACCGCTTCACCCTCCGATCTAAACATTATATGAATAAGAAGACTAAGTGTCCTGCCGGTGACTACTTGCTCAAGCCCACTGCCGTTGACTGGCTTAGGTCGCCGACTAAGCTCGAGCACGTGCTCTCACGTCCTGATAATCGCGTTATGCACGTGCTCAAGGGTTACCACGCACGTGGCCAGTTTCTCAAGAGTTTTGTCTTTGCCATTAATCTTCAAGTACCAG GGAGGGAGTATCATAGCGCGGTATTCTACTTCTCCACAGATGAGCCAATTCAACCAGGTTCATTGTTAGACCGTTTCATAAATGGGGATGATGCATTCAGAAATAGCCGGCTGAAGATGGTAAATCTGATAGTGAAGGGGCCATGGCTTGTAAAAAAGGCTGTAGGTAACTATAGTGCTTGTTTATTAGGGAAGGCGCTTACGTGCCGGTATCATAGGGGGCCTAATTACTTGGAAATTGATGTGGACTTATCAAGCTCGAAGATAGCTGGTGCAATGGTTCATTTGGCACTTGGGTATGTGACCTCGGTGTCGATTGACATGGGATTTCTTGTGGAGGCTCAAAGTGAGGAGGAACTGCCGGAGAAGTTGATTGGGACAGTCCGGATTTGTCAAATGGAAATGAATTCAGCTGCCTTTGTTGACTCTACTAGTACAGCATCTTCTAATTTAGTTGGGGTTAATGTAGGAAAGTCGGGACTTGCTAAGGTGAATCATGTTGATGGTGAGAGTGAGACCAGTGAAAATAATCATGTTTCATGA